One window of the Microbispora sp. ZYX-F-249 genome contains the following:
- a CDS encoding fructosamine kinase family protein gives MRITRDIGGGHAWTLHEGVLDDGRRVFVKKTGAASAVLESEAAGLRWLAEPGAVAVPEVIAAEGGALVLEWIDTAPATAAAAERFGRELAALHAAGAADFGAPWPGYIAELAMGNEPAPDWPSFYVSRRVLPFVRLARDRGALSDADMELVEEACGRVTEVAGPAEPPSRIHGDLWSGNLLWTADGVVLVDPAAHGGHRETDLAMLALFGAPHLNTILAAYREVAPLADGWRERVPLHQLHPLAVHVCLFGEAYRGSLLTAAGDVLAL, from the coding sequence TTGAGGATCACTAGGGACATCGGCGGCGGGCACGCCTGGACCCTGCACGAGGGCGTGCTCGACGACGGCCGCAGGGTCTTCGTCAAAAAGACCGGGGCCGCATCGGCCGTGCTGGAGAGTGAGGCGGCGGGGCTGCGCTGGCTGGCGGAACCGGGAGCGGTCGCCGTGCCCGAGGTGATCGCCGCGGAGGGCGGCGCGCTGGTGCTGGAGTGGATCGACACCGCCCCCGCCACGGCCGCGGCCGCCGAGCGGTTCGGGCGTGAGCTGGCCGCCCTGCACGCCGCCGGGGCCGCGGACTTCGGCGCTCCCTGGCCGGGCTACATCGCCGAGCTCGCGATGGGCAACGAGCCCGCGCCGGACTGGCCGTCGTTCTACGTCTCCCGCCGGGTGCTCCCGTTCGTACGGCTCGCGCGCGACCGTGGGGCGCTCTCGGACGCCGACATGGAGCTGGTCGAGGAGGCGTGCGGCCGGGTGACGGAGGTCGCCGGGCCGGCCGAGCCGCCGAGCCGGATCCACGGCGACCTGTGGAGCGGGAACCTGCTGTGGACCGCGGACGGGGTCGTGCTCGTCGACCCCGCCGCCCACGGCGGCCACCGGGAGACCGATCTCGCGATGCTGGCGCTGTTCGGGGCGCCGCACCTCAACACGATCCTCGCCGCCTACCGCGAGGTGGCGCCCCTCGCGGACGGCTGGCGTGAGCGCGTGCCCCTGCACCAGCTCCACCCGCTGGCCGTCCACGTCTGCCTGTTCGGCGAGGCGTACCGCGGCAGCCTTCTCACCGCCGCGGGCGACGTCCTCGCCCTGTGA